Within Rhinolophus ferrumequinum isolate MPI-CBG mRhiFer1 chromosome 26, mRhiFer1_v1.p, whole genome shotgun sequence, the genomic segment AAGGCAAGCCCTTTAATTCCTTAAGAAGTATACCCTgtgctttcctttatttcttcaaaggtGCACCCTGGGCCTCTCTCTGGCCTCCAGGTGAGGGAGAGGGGTGGAGCCCCGCACAGGTGCAGAGAAATGGGACCAcagcaagggggtggggggcaccctGGAGTAGGTGTGGGGCATGACCAAGGGTGCCCTGGTGGGGTCTCCAGCCACTGTCTGAAAACAGGCAGTTAACTCATCTGCCTCCCAGGCCACAGAGGCCTCTGGAAGTTCAGAATTTGGAGGCAGGCAGGCCCTTGGCTGTCTCCAAGGGGACCTGCTCCCTGCAGACCCGCCTGCCGCACTCCAGGGCACTCTCTTCTGAGCTGGCTGGGCCCCACGCCAGgccttctctccccacttctccgCACAGTGCCTCAGGGACCAGACAGCAGCCCAAGGGGGTGGGTAGCGGGCCGGATGCTAACGTCTGTGGGGTCCCCCTTCTCTTGGCAGAGGTGTAAGGACAAGTTAAATGCTTTGGCCATCTCAGTGATGAACCAATGGCCGGGAGTGAAGCTTCGGGTGACCGAGGGCTGGGACGAGGACGGCCACCACTCGGAGGAGTCACTGCACTATGAAGGCCGCGCCGTGGACATCACCACATCCGACCGCGACCGAAGCAAGTACGGCATGCTGGCACGCCTGGCAGTAGAGGCCGGCTTCGACTGGGTGTACTACGAGTCTAAAGCTCACATCCACTGCTCCGTGAAAGCAGGTGGGTGATGGCCCTGCCTTCTCATGGCCCCCAACCAACTCCGTATCTGCCCAGGAGATGTCACCTGTGCGCCCACCGCCCGATTCAAGGGAAAGTGAAAAATGaggccagagagggagggaatgggGTGATGAGTTGTGCTTCTGTTGTGGGTACCTACCCTATGAGGCTGTCTCTCAGCAAGGAGTTGTACACCCCCCAAGACCACCGAGGCCCAAGGTCCTCTGAGCCCTCATACAAAGGGTACATGGTTTCCCCAGCCACCCCCAAACCCTGTTTCTGGAGGCCCCACTACAGGTAGCAGAGACAGGGAAGAAAGATGGCGGGTGGTTCCTGGTGTGAGACTGCTTGGTTAGCCAGGTCTGGCATCCATCCTTCCTCTCATTTAGGGCTTAAGAATCAACCGGCCTCCACTCCCCCGCTCCCCGCGCCGCCCCCCGACCCCCACAGGAGGTTCTGTCCAGGGTGTGAGCCCCTTTCCCGAGCCCCTCCCCTGGGCGCCTGTGGATTCTAAACTAACTTAACTCACTCTCTAAGCCTTTGGAGAGAGGCCTGGGGGGAGGTAATAAACCCACTCGTCACCACTTCCAACATCTGGAGCGGCAAGCCCAGAAGCCCCGACCTCGCGGGAGCCAGCTGGGCTGCCCCCAGCGCAGGCAGAGCAGGGAAAGCAGGTCTCGGGCTGCAGCTGCGGACCGCCATCCCCGCCGCGCGAGCTGGCTTCCCTGGGCCAGCTACGCCACATGCTGTTGCTGGCGAGGAATCGCTGTGAAAGGGAGCCTTGACACCCACACGCGCATATAGCCCAGCTCGGCGACTGTTTCTGCAGATCCGCCACCTCTCAGCATAAATTGGCGCATTTAGCAAAACAGTTCACACTGAATTTCGGAGGAActgtgtcctccccaccccctgcccggTTTTGCCTTTTTGTCTCCTAAACTGTATTTTAACAGCAGATGTTAgtagaaaaacacttttaaagtgTCAAGACACACTTCGTAGGTAAGGAAAACAGTGGTTTCTTGTCACAACAGAAAAAATAGGTGTGGAAGGGGTCTCAGccgaaaggagggagagaaggcagcGCCCCCACTGCGCGGGGCTCCACCGGGGACCCTTCTGCGGGTTCTTTCCTCCCGCCACCGGGTGGGGAAcggaggcggcggcgggcggACCCTTCCCGGGACCTCGTGGCTGCGCTCTCGCGCGCGCACCCCTCGGGGCACCTCTGTCCGCGGAGTCCCCTGTAGGGGTCCCCCTGGCGGGGGTCCCTAGAGGTCTCCTCGCAAATGAGCAGCGGTAATCCGGCCCCAGGGTCTCGCTGGCCAGCAGACCCCGGGGCGCGCAGAGCCGCTCATTGGCATTCTGCGCACACGGGCCTGGGCGCGGCGCGGTGCGTGTCAAGCGGGGTCGTGCGACTCGACGACTCCGGCCCGCCTGCAACCCGGGTCGCATTCCGGGGGGCTACGGCGGGCCTCCAACGGCCAGGCCCGCACTTCATGCCGCAGAAACCGATGAGAAGATTAAAAACCCTCTGTAATTCCAACAGGAAGATTCTTTCTCGCGATCTCTATTTGCAAAAAGCATGATCCGGGACATTGGAATGCAAAGAAGACTGGGGCCTCGGCGCCCCTCCTCCCGGACCCCCGCGCGCCGACCGGCTCCGATCATTGTCCTGGGGACAGAGAGCCTCAGAGAGCCCCAGAGGGCTCGAGAAAGCGCGTCGTCAAGGGGCCTTGAGAACGCGGCTGCTTCCAGCGCTCGAGCAGGCCCCgccatttaaaattcaaatacacaTCTTGAGAGCTTGGAAGAGAGGCCTGGCTGAGCAAATAGCGCTTGTGAGGCCCGGGCTTCTGGAGAGCCCGCGTGTGAACCGCGCGGGGGGGTCGGAGGGGGTGCACCTGAGCAAATAGGGAGGGGGCGGCCGGGAGccgagagaggggaggggagaaatggaAGTGTCCCCTCTTCCGAGAGTGTCTCGGATTTAGCGCAGCGATCGCAATGACAATGCCGGGCCCTTTATTGGATTTTAATTGGAAAATCCACACAAGCCCCGGGTTTTCACACCTCGGCCAGCTCTCTGGAATGTTTGTTCAGTTGCTACAACCACTACAGCTATTTTTAACCCCCCCGCCCCGTCCCCTAACCGACCGACACCGAGGTCCCGGGCTGGGCGCTAGGGGCGGGCGGGCGAGGGGTCCCCACGGCGGAGCCGGGTGCGGAGCACACGAGGGGGCGCCGCGCCGCGCCCCGCGCCAGgggcgggagggaaggagggtgcGCCCCGGCGCCCGGGAGAGCTCCAGGCGGCTTCCTGAGGAATCCAAGTGGAGAACAAATACCCTCTGAATTCGCGAGGTTGGGTGTGTACCGAGcaggggggatggggtgggaggtaggCGGAAGGAAAGGAGTGTAGCCAGCCAACCTTTGTCACCGCCAGTCCAATCCTAAGAGTCGTTAAAGAATGTGTCTGCATCTGAATTTTGTCACCGAGGCGGTGGAGTTTGGGGAGGGAGGTCTGCTCTGGCCCAGCCTAGAATCTCTCCCGGGAGCCGCGGGCATCCCTGTCCCGGCGCGCGGGATACCCAGCATGCGCCCTCCTCCCCACACTCGCCTCCCTCTCGGGACTCACCTTCCtgtccccttttctctccctcttcttccccgCAGAGAACTCAGTGGCGGCCAAATCGGGCGGCTGCTTCCCAGGCTCGGCCACGGTGCACCTGGAACAGGGCGGCACCAAGCTGGTGAAGGATCTTCGCCCTGGGGACCGCGTGCTGTCGGCCGACGACCAGGGCCGGCTGCTCTACAGCGACTTCCTCACCTTCCTGGACCGCGACGACGGGGCCAAGAAGGTCTTCTACGTGATCGAGACGCGGGAGCCCCGCGAGCGCCTGCTGCTAACCGCCGCGCATTTGCTCTTCGTCGCGCCGCACAACGAGTCGGGCGCTGGGCGGCCGCCGGGGGGCGCGCCGGGGCGCCGGGCGCTCTTCGCCAGCCGCGTGCGGCCGGGCCAGCGCGTGTACGTGGTGGCCGAGCGCGGCGGGGACCGCCGATTGCTGCCGGCCGCGGTGCACAGCGTGACGCTGCGCGAGGAAGCCACGGGCGCGTACGCGCCGCTCACGGCGCAGGGCACCATCCTCATCAACCGGGTGCTGGCATCGTGCTACGCGGTCATCGAGGAGCACAGCTGGGCGCACCGAGCCTTCGCGCCCTTCCGCCTGGCGCACGCGCTGCTGGCTGCGCTGGCGCCGCTGCGCACGGACCGCGGCGGAGacggcggcggcggaggcggtGGCCGCGTCCTGCCTCCCGCGCCAGGTGCGCCGGAGGCGGCGGATGCGCCAGGGGCCGCGGGCATCCACTGGTACTCTCAGCTGCTCTACCAAATAGGCACGTGGCTGCTGGACAGCGAGGCCCTGCACCCTCTCGGCATGGCGGTCAAGTCCAGCTGAAGGCCGGGGCGGGGAGTGCGGGAGGAGGGGGGCAACCGCAAGATACAGCAAAAGACACACGGAAAAGCGCACGGAATGAGAcgttaattataacaataattaataataataataaag encodes:
- the SHH gene encoding sonic hedgehog protein isoform X1 — its product is MDEMLLLARCLLVVLVSSLLMCSGLACGPGRGFGKRRHPKKLTPLAYKQFIPNVAEKTLGASGRYEGKISRNSERFKELTPNYNPDIIFKDEENTGADRLMTQRCKDKLNALAISVMNQWPGVKLRVTEGWDEDGHHSEESLHYEGRAVDITTSDRDRSKYGMLARLAVEAGFDWVYYESKAHIHCSVKAENSVAAKSGGCFPGSATVHLEQGGTKLVKDLRPGDRVLSADDQGRLLYSDFLTFLDRDDGAKKVFYVIETREPRERLLLTAAHLLFVAPHNESGAGRPPGGAPGRRALFASRVRPGQRVYVVAERGGDRRLLPAAVHSVTLREEATGAYAPLTAQGTILINRVLASCYAVIEEHSWAHRAFAPFRLAHALLAALAPLRTDRGGDGGGGGGGRVLPPAPGAPEAADAPGAAGIHWYSQLLYQIGTWLLDSEALHPLGMAVKSS
- the SHH gene encoding sonic hedgehog protein isoform X2, which translates into the protein MLTSVGSPFSWQRCKDKLNALAISVMNQWPGVKLRVTEGWDEDGHHSEESLHYEGRAVDITTSDRDRSKYGMLARLAVEAGFDWVYYESKAHIHCSVKAENSVAAKSGGCFPGSATVHLEQGGTKLVKDLRPGDRVLSADDQGRLLYSDFLTFLDRDDGAKKVFYVIETREPRERLLLTAAHLLFVAPHNESGAGRPPGGAPGRRALFASRVRPGQRVYVVAERGGDRRLLPAAVHSVTLREEATGAYAPLTAQGTILINRVLASCYAVIEEHSWAHRAFAPFRLAHALLAALAPLRTDRGGDGGGGGGGRVLPPAPGAPEAADAPGAAGIHWYSQLLYQIGTWLLDSEALHPLGMAVKSS